One genomic region from Anabaena sp. PCC 7108 encodes:
- a CDS encoding helix-turn-helix transcriptional regulator yields the protein MNKRNSKSENELLQSADATPTCETHLIHLDNVRLTQSQILPTNKAQLMAEIFGVLADPNRLRLLSALANQELCVCDLAALMKMSESAVCHQLRLLKAMRLVSYRREGRNVYYSLADSHIINLYSSLAEHLDEV from the coding sequence ATGAATAAGCGAAATTCAAAGTCAGAAAACGAGTTACTACAAAGTGCTGATGCCACGCCCACTTGTGAAACTCATTTGATACATCTAGATAATGTCCGCTTAACTCAGTCACAAATCCTACCTACAAATAAAGCGCAGCTGATGGCAGAAATCTTTGGGGTATTAGCAGATCCAAACCGTCTGCGTTTACTATCTGCTTTAGCAAACCAAGAATTGTGTGTTTGCGATTTAGCAGCGTTGATGAAAATGAGTGAATCAGCAGTTTGTCATCAACTAAGATTATTAAAAGCCATGCGTTTAGTCAGCTATCGTCGAGAAGGACGAAATGTTTATTACAGTTTGGCTGACAGCCACATTATTAATTTATATAGTTCTTTAGCAGAACACTTGGATGAAGTTTAG
- a CDS encoding ATP-dependent helicase has product MSQDNFTVTVSPEPQMEEVFQSSPVTKLQDNIVAIRATLRPGQKQMADWESGSLAVSAVPGAGKSTGMAAAAAIAIARQYERSRSTNSNYRRQLVVVTFTRSAAANLKLKIRKYLRDDLFLPQTGFAVHTLHGLALDIAIRYPDLSGLQLENITLITPNQTHRFIRTAVEQWIANHPESYGRLLKGEQFDGEETEKLRRQSVLRTEVLPDLAYTVIHEAKSSGILPEKLQMWSQKTTDKYGILQIAAGLYEQYENLMRSGKSSEISPEFIDYDDMILAALRVLENDSARRIEQNKVFAVFEDEAQDSSPLQTQLLEILASEADRENLNKSALNLIRVGDPNQAINSTFTPADPIYFRDFCENCHKQEKLATMDQAGRSTQIIIDAANFALEWVNNQEFAKNKYGQTPFINQKIQLVNQTNGNPQPVGRGLELYIPRDIYQTVELLSQRVIELFTEKSDSCAAVLVRENRQGRWLAEALEPICKEHNIQLYDVGERERRSHVPQEILSLLQFCDRPHSPGKLKAALEVLVQRQLIPTQDINTLASLPEEFLYPSPLAAPQTDIVQKAAHLCRSLLRARLELPLYQIISFLALTLNYDQAELATADKLTERVNQQLFGNTSMAAMLSALSEIVSSERFEPVDTENLEEQYTKKGQLTIITMHKAKGLDWDYVFLPFLHENLIPGKLWVPLQSKFLGDFTLSEVARAQIRAALHKKAEDIPDISQAWEQAKHLKTAEEYRLLYVAMTRAKQLLWMSAAQQAPFTWNKPHNLQASAPCPVFAALKRQFPKNVVAI; this is encoded by the coding sequence ATGTCTCAAGATAATTTTACGGTTACAGTTTCTCCAGAACCTCAAATGGAAGAGGTGTTTCAGTCATCACCTGTTACTAAATTACAAGATAACATTGTAGCAATTCGCGCCACACTGCGACCCGGACAAAAGCAAATGGCTGACTGGGAATCTGGTTCATTGGCTGTATCTGCTGTTCCTGGTGCTGGTAAATCTACAGGGATGGCCGCAGCAGCAGCAATTGCCATTGCGCGTCAGTATGAGCGTTCCCGTTCCACAAACAGCAATTATCGACGACAGTTGGTAGTTGTTACCTTTACCCGTTCTGCTGCTGCTAATCTTAAATTAAAAATCCGTAAATATTTACGAGATGATTTATTTTTACCGCAAACAGGCTTTGCTGTGCATACTTTACATGGTTTAGCTTTAGATATTGCGATTCGTTATCCTGATTTATCAGGTTTGCAGTTAGAAAATATCACATTAATTACACCAAACCAAACTCACCGCTTCATTCGCACCGCTGTAGAACAATGGATTGCTAACCATCCCGAAAGTTATGGGCGTTTACTCAAAGGGGAACAATTTGATGGAGAAGAAACAGAAAAATTACGTCGTCAGTCAGTACTGCGAACAGAAGTATTGCCAGATTTAGCTTATACCGTTATTCATGAAGCTAAAAGTTCAGGAATTCTACCAGAAAAGTTGCAGATGTGGAGTCAAAAAACCACAGATAAATATGGAATTTTGCAAATAGCAGCAGGGTTATATGAGCAGTATGAAAATTTGATGCGTAGCGGAAAATCGTCGGAGATATCACCAGAGTTTATTGACTACGATGATATGATTTTAGCCGCTTTGCGAGTTCTCGAAAATGATAGCGCCCGACGCATTGAACAGAATAAAGTTTTCGCTGTATTTGAAGACGAAGCCCAAGATTCTAGCCCATTGCAAACTCAGTTATTAGAAATATTAGCGAGTGAAGCAGATAGGGAGAATTTAAATAAATCAGCACTGAACTTAATCAGAGTTGGTGATCCTAATCAGGCGATTAATTCAACTTTTACACCTGCTGACCCAATTTATTTTCGGGACTTTTGCGAAAATTGCCACAAGCAAGAAAAACTAGCAACAATGGATCAAGCAGGTCGAAGTACACAAATCATTATTGATGCAGCTAACTTTGCTTTGGAATGGGTAAATAATCAAGAGTTCGCAAAAAATAAATATGGACAAACACCATTTATCAACCAAAAAATTCAACTAGTTAATCAAACAAACGGAAATCCTCAACCAGTAGGAAGGGGATTAGAACTTTATATTCCCCGTGATATTTATCAAACAGTTGAATTACTTTCCCAAAGAGTAATTGAGTTATTTACAGAAAAATCTGATTCCTGTGCGGCGGTGTTAGTGCGAGAAAATCGCCAAGGAAGATGGTTAGCTGAAGCCTTAGAACCGATATGTAAAGAGCATAACATTCAACTTTACGACGTGGGAGAAAGAGAACGACGTTCTCATGTACCCCAAGAAATTTTATCATTATTGCAATTTTGCGATCGCCCTCATTCCCCCGGAAAACTCAAAGCCGCCCTTGAGGTATTAGTCCAACGTCAATTAATTCCTACCCAAGACATCAATACCCTGGCTAGTCTCCCAGAAGAATTTTTATATCCTAGCCCCTTAGCCGCACCCCAAACAGATATAGTCCAAAAAGCAGCTCATCTTTGTCGTAGTTTACTCCGCGCCCGTTTAGAACTGCCTTTGTATCAGATAATTTCCTTTTTAGCCTTAACTCTAAATTATGACCAAGCCGAATTAGCAACCGCTGACAAACTGACAGAACGAGTAAATCAGCAACTATTTGGTAACACCTCAATGGCAGCGATGTTATCAGCTTTAAGTGAAATTGTCAGTTCTGAAAGATTTGAACCAGTAGACACAGAAAATCTGGAAGAACAATACACCAAAAAAGGTCAATTGACAATTATCACCATGCACAAAGCTAAAGGACTAGATTGGGATTATGTGTTTTTGCCCTTTTTGCACGAAAATCTCATTCCCGGTAAATTATGGGTTCCTCTCCAAAGCAAATTTCTAGGTGATTTTACTTTATCAGAAGTTGCCCGCGCCCAAATTCGCGCCGCCCTCCATAAAAAAGCAGAAGATATACCTGATATTAGCCAAGCTTGGGAACAAGCCAAACACTTAAAAACCGCAGAAGAATATCGTTTACTCTATGTTGCCATGACCAGAGCCAAGCAGTTGTTATGGATGTCTGCGGCTCAACAAGCACCATTTACTTGGAATAAACCCCATAATTTACAAGCTTCAGCCCCTTGTCCTGTATTTGCAGCTTTAAAGCGTCAGTTTCCTAAAAATGTAGTTGCTATTTAG
- a CDS encoding PAS domain-containing sensor histidine kinase produces the protein MTQQNLEQLMAIAQTRLDNLLKRANQPEEQRRSQDSHAVLLSEAITEISISLEELNVLVEELQQQNEELIATRQQVDAERQRYLDLFNFAPDAYLVTGVDGLIQEANYVAAQLLNVRHSYLIGKPLTVFVHPQERQNFRSLKLQLQQEGQIRITELHIFHNEGSTDFPAEVTAVIERDRTGKVTSLRWLFRNISDRKQAERKIREQAALIDVATDAIFVCDLENQILFWSQGAERLYGWTTEESLSKTTHQLFYKESLLPLEAGLKATIEQGSWQGELEQITKTGREIIVASRLTLVRDESGKPQSILAVNTDITEKKQIEQQFYRSQRLESIGTLASGIAHDLNNVFAPILMIAQFLPSRFKNADRQNLELFKTIETSAERGAGLVKQILTFAHGTEGKRILLNPGYLLQELLKVINQTFPKSIEVRIDIPINTLWMVRTNPTQLDQVFMNLVVNARDAMPNGGILTITAENRIIDQTFAQMHLDAKTGSYIVVTISDTGTGIPPEFLERIFDPFFTTKEIGKGTGLGLSTVLGIIKNHDGFVQVSSQVSKGTKFQVFLPTIEQSVT, from the coding sequence ATGACACAACAAAATCTAGAACAACTGATGGCGATCGCGCAAACAAGACTAGATAACCTGTTAAAACGTGCCAATCAACCAGAAGAGCAACGTAGATCGCAAGATTCTCATGCAGTTCTATTAAGTGAAGCGATCACCGAAATTTCTATTTCTTTAGAAGAATTAAACGTCTTAGTAGAAGAACTACAACAACAAAATGAGGAATTAATCGCTACCCGTCAGCAAGTAGATGCTGAACGCCAACGATACCTAGATTTATTCAACTTTGCCCCCGATGCTTATTTAGTTACTGGTGTGGATGGTTTAATCCAAGAAGCGAACTATGTTGCCGCTCAGTTACTCAATGTCCGTCATTCTTATCTAATTGGCAAACCACTGACTGTGTTTGTGCATCCACAGGAACGGCAAAACTTTCGCAGCTTAAAGTTGCAGTTGCAACAGGAAGGTCAAATCCGCATCACCGAGTTACACATATTTCACAATGAAGGTAGCACAGACTTTCCGGCTGAAGTGACGGCAGTTATTGAACGCGATCGCACAGGCAAAGTAACTAGTTTACGCTGGCTGTTCCGAAATATTAGCGATCGCAAACAGGCGGAACGGAAAATCCGTGAACAAGCGGCTTTAATTGATGTTGCTACTGATGCTATTTTTGTCTGCGATTTGGAAAACCAGATTTTATTTTGGAGCCAAGGGGCTGAACGCTTATATGGTTGGACGACCGAAGAAAGCTTAAGTAAAACAACTCATCAACTTTTCTACAAAGAATCATTATTGCCACTGGAAGCAGGTCTAAAGGCTACTATCGAACAAGGTTCTTGGCAAGGTGAGTTAGAGCAAATCACCAAAACTGGTAGAGAAATTATCGTTGCTAGTCGTTTGACATTGGTACGCGATGAATCTGGAAAACCCCAATCCATTCTCGCAGTCAACACCGACATCACCGAGAAAAAACAAATAGAGCAACAATTTTACCGCTCTCAACGGTTGGAGAGTATAGGAACTCTAGCTAGTGGCATTGCTCACGATCTCAACAACGTCTTTGCTCCCATTCTGATGATTGCCCAATTTTTGCCTTCAAGATTCAAAAATGCTGATCGGCAGAATCTAGAACTTTTCAAAACTATAGAAACCAGTGCCGAGCGTGGTGCTGGCTTAGTTAAACAAATTCTCACCTTTGCTCATGGTACTGAAGGAAAACGCATCCTTTTAAACCCTGGATATTTGCTCCAAGAATTGCTGAAAGTCATCAACCAGACATTTCCTAAATCTATTGAAGTTCGTATTGATATTCCTATAAACACTTTGTGGATGGTGCGAACCAATCCTACCCAACTAGATCAGGTATTTATGAATTTGGTAGTTAATGCCCGTGACGCTATGCCCAATGGTGGTATTCTCACAATCACAGCCGAAAACCGCATAATTGACCAAACCTTTGCCCAAATGCACCTTGATGCCAAAACAGGAAGCTACATCGTTGTTACTATCTCAGATACAGGAACGGGAATTCCTCCAGAATTTTTAGAGCGCATATTTGATCCCTTTTTTACAACTAAAGAAATTGGCAAAGGTACAGGACTAGGGCTGTCAACGGTTTTAGGTATTATCAAGAATCACGACGGCTTTGTGCAAGTATCGAGTCAGGTAAGTAAAGGGACAAAATTTCAGGTGTTCTTACCCACAATAGAACAGTCAGTGACGTGA
- a CDS encoding NAD(P)H-quinone oxidoreductase subunit N, with translation MDFANIASQLNAGTILPEGIVIITLLGVLIVDLILGRTSSRWIGYLAIAGLLTAIVALCFQWDATNPIGFTGSFNGDDLSIIFRGIIALSAVVTILMSIGYIEQSGTALAEFIAILMTATLGGMFLSGASELVMIFISLETLSISSYLLTGYTKRDPRSNEAALKYLLIGASSTAVFLYGVSLLYGLSGGQTELSAIANGIAAANVSQSLGFVIALVFVIAGIGFKISAAPFHQWTPDVYEGAPTPVIAFLSVGSKAAGFALAIRLLTVVFPLVADEWRFVFTALAVLSMVLGNVVALAQTSMKRMLAYSSIAQAGFVMIGLIAGTDAGYSSMIFYLLVYLFMNLCGFTCVILFSLRTGTDQIAEYSGLYQKDPLLTLALSISLLSLGGIPPLAGFFGKIYLFWAGWQAGLYWLVLLGLVTSVVSIYYYIRVVKMMVVKEPQEMSDVVKNYPEIRWNLPGFRPLQVGLIATLIATTVAGILSNPLFTLANNSVANTPILQAEKIASTQASAIITEQAE, from the coding sequence ATGGATTTTGCTAATATTGCATCCCAGTTAAATGCTGGAACGATTTTACCAGAGGGGATTGTAATTATCACCCTCTTGGGGGTTTTGATTGTGGATTTGATTTTGGGGCGTACATCTTCACGCTGGATTGGATATCTAGCGATCGCAGGTTTGCTAACTGCAATTGTCGCCCTATGCTTCCAATGGGATGCTACCAATCCTATCGGCTTTACTGGTAGCTTTAATGGAGATGACCTCAGTATTATCTTTCGCGGTATCATTGCTCTGTCTGCCGTTGTCACAATACTGATGTCAATTGGCTACATTGAGCAGAGTGGCACCGCGTTAGCAGAATTCATCGCCATTTTGATGACTGCGACTTTGGGAGGAATGTTTTTATCCGGTGCTAGTGAGTTGGTGATGATTTTCATCTCCCTAGAGACACTGAGTATTTCCTCTTATTTGTTGACAGGTTATACCAAGCGTGACCCTCGCTCTAATGAAGCAGCGCTGAAATATCTGTTAATTGGAGCTTCCAGTACAGCAGTATTTTTGTACGGTGTATCACTGCTGTATGGTTTATCCGGTGGACAAACAGAACTGAGTGCGATCGCTAATGGTATCGCTGCCGCTAACGTCAGTCAATCTTTAGGTTTTGTAATTGCCCTCGTTTTCGTGATTGCAGGTATTGGTTTCAAAATCTCCGCTGCCCCCTTCCACCAATGGACACCAGACGTTTATGAAGGCGCTCCCACCCCAGTAATCGCCTTTTTATCCGTTGGTTCCAAAGCAGCAGGTTTTGCTCTCGCTATCCGCTTATTGACGGTAGTTTTCCCCCTCGTCGCTGACGAATGGAGGTTTGTTTTCACTGCCCTTGCAGTGTTGAGTATGGTGTTGGGTAACGTCGTTGCTCTAGCCCAAACCAGCATGAAACGGATGTTAGCTTATTCATCCATTGCCCAAGCAGGTTTTGTGATGATTGGCTTAATTGCTGGGACTGATGCCGGATATTCCAGTATGATATTTTACCTACTGGTTTACCTGTTCATGAACCTGTGCGGCTTTACTTGCGTGATTCTGTTCTCTTTGCGGACAGGAACTGACCAAATAGCCGAATACTCAGGTTTGTATCAAAAAGACCCACTTCTCACTTTAGCATTAAGCATCTCTCTCTTATCCTTGGGTGGTATTCCCCCACTAGCAGGGTTTTTTGGGAAGATTTACCTATTCTGGGCAGGTTGGCAAGCCGGTCTTTACTGGTTAGTCTTGCTGGGCTTAGTTACCAGCGTTGTTTCCATCTACTACTACATTCGTGTAGTTAAGATGATGGTAGTCAAAGAACCCCAAGAAATGTCCGACGTGGTGAAAAATTATCCCGAAATCCGTTGGAATTTACCTGGGTTTAGACCTTTACAAGTGGGTTTGATAGCAACTTTAATCGCTACTACTGTAGCGGGAATTTTGTCAAATCCGTTGTTTACCTTAGCAAATAATTCTGTTGCGAATACTCCCATTTTGCAAGCTGAAAAAATTGCCAGTACTCAAGCAAGTGCAATTATCACTGAACAAGCAGAGTAA
- a CDS encoding heavy metal translocating P-type ATPase, which produces MTQTPSIKTQALQVGGMDCGSCAKTIEVSLQQLSGVTEVSVSFGTEKVKVSYDPQIVTEKTIFDRIKALGYTVEQSHEAATHNHSNSCSHDHDHHVDVASTQSLQTMIGGMDCGSCAKTVEVGLQEIAGVLEVSVSFATQRAEISYNPQQINETAIYNRIKALGYTVEQSDEASTNHSHSHSHDHKHEHQHPHSVRQQTQNTDPTNWKFWIHNRRGLSVILAGVGLVLGLITQYLALPIWIVRAFYGVGIIVAGFPIARAGLMELRLRRADMNLLMTISVIGAVILGDWFEAALVIFLFSLGTTLQIFTFSRTRNAISNLMNLTPPTATLKRGSQEVSVRVEEIQVGEILTIRPGQRVALDGVVVSGNSAIDQSPITGESIPEDKEIGDRVFAGTLNQTGFLEVKVTHTAADTTVAKIVHLVEVAQSSRAPSQQWVDKFAEVYTPIVIVSAIALSLIPPLVFGQSFNVWLYRALVLLVIACPCALVISTPVSIVSAIGAATRQGILFKGGNSLETAGKLTSLAFDKTGTLTQGEPVVLQVKELGETSATQILFIAAALEQQSEHPLARAIVAKAREQGIELENPQNFTAYPGRGIAANVGEKQYFVGNRRLFVDQGISLSLAAKSLLGEIENLGQTPVLVGNSQGLLGVISLADGLRLEAGETVRLLKKQGLQHLVMLTGDRTQVAQQIAQQLDIQEYKAELLPEDKLQIIQQMRRSGIVGMVGDGINDAPALAAADISFAVGGIDMALETADVVLVSGDLRKLATAVDLSRRTVKIIQQNIVFSLVTKALFLLLATFGFVGLAVAVLADTGSSLLVTANGMRLFRAKLP; this is translated from the coding sequence ATGACTCAAACTCCCTCAATTAAAACTCAAGCTTTGCAGGTTGGTGGCATGGACTGCGGAAGTTGTGCTAAGACAATTGAAGTCAGCTTGCAGCAGTTAAGCGGCGTGACGGAAGTATCTGTGAGCTTTGGGACAGAAAAAGTTAAAGTATCCTACGACCCACAGATAGTCACTGAGAAAACAATTTTTGACCGCATCAAAGCTTTAGGTTACACAGTTGAGCAGAGTCATGAAGCGGCTACCCATAATCACAGTAATTCATGCTCTCACGACCACGATCATCATGTCGATGTGGCTTCAACTCAAAGCCTACAAACTATGATTGGCGGCATGGATTGCGGTAGTTGTGCTAAGACTGTTGAGGTTGGTTTGCAGGAGATAGCAGGTGTTTTGGAGGTATCGGTCAGCTTTGCCACCCAAAGAGCGGAAATATCCTATAACCCTCAGCAAATTAATGAAACGGCAATTTATAACCGGATTAAAGCTTTAGGTTACACAGTTGAGCAAAGTGATGAGGCTTCCACAAATCACAGCCATTCCCATTCTCATGACCACAAGCACGAACACCAACACCCTCATTCAGTTCGCCAGCAAACTCAGAATACAGACCCGACAAATTGGAAGTTCTGGATTCACAACCGCCGAGGATTAAGTGTAATTTTAGCAGGAGTGGGTTTAGTTCTGGGTTTGATAACTCAGTATTTGGCGCTACCGATTTGGATTGTACGAGCTTTTTATGGCGTTGGTATTATCGTAGCTGGATTTCCTATTGCACGAGCAGGTCTGATGGAGTTACGCTTGCGCCGTGCCGATATGAATTTGCTGATGACAATTTCGGTGATTGGTGCAGTAATTTTAGGAGACTGGTTTGAGGCGGCGTTGGTGATTTTTCTATTTTCCTTGGGGACAACGCTGCAAATTTTCACCTTCAGTCGTACCCGCAATGCTATTAGTAACTTGATGAATTTGACTCCACCGACTGCAACCCTGAAGCGGGGTTCTCAGGAAGTAAGTGTGCGGGTTGAAGAAATTCAAGTTGGGGAAATTCTGACAATTCGTCCAGGACAGCGAGTTGCTTTAGATGGAGTGGTAGTATCTGGAAATTCAGCAATTGACCAATCACCAATTACAGGAGAATCTATTCCTGAAGATAAAGAAATAGGCGATCGCGTTTTTGCGGGAACATTAAATCAAACTGGCTTTTTAGAAGTAAAAGTCACACATACTGCTGCTGACACAACAGTGGCGAAAATTGTTCATTTAGTCGAAGTTGCCCAATCAAGCCGCGCACCTTCCCAGCAATGGGTAGATAAGTTTGCCGAAGTTTACACACCCATTGTCATTGTCAGTGCGATCGCTCTGTCCTTAATTCCGCCCTTGGTATTTGGTCAATCCTTTAATGTTTGGCTTTATCGAGCGCTAGTTTTATTAGTAATTGCTTGTCCCTGTGCATTGGTGATTTCTACCCCCGTATCCATTGTCAGTGCTATTGGTGCAGCCACCCGTCAAGGCATATTATTCAAGGGTGGTAATAGCTTGGAAACTGCGGGAAAACTCACCAGTCTTGCTTTTGATAAAACGGGAACATTGACCCAAGGTGAACCCGTAGTACTTCAGGTTAAGGAATTGGGGGAAACGAGTGCAACGCAGATATTATTCATCGCCGCTGCTTTGGAACAACAATCTGAACATCCTTTAGCTAGGGCGATAGTTGCAAAAGCCAGAGAGCAAGGAATAGAGTTAGAGAATCCCCAGAATTTTACAGCTTATCCTGGTAGAGGTATTGCCGCAAATGTTGGCGAAAAGCAGTATTTTGTGGGCAATCGGCGGTTATTTGTGGATCAAGGCATCAGTTTATCACTAGCTGCGAAATCTCTTTTGGGTGAGATAGAAAATTTGGGACAAACTCCAGTTTTAGTCGGTAATAGTCAGGGTTTATTAGGAGTGATATCCCTAGCTGATGGTTTACGCTTGGAGGCTGGGGAAACTGTACGATTGTTGAAAAAGCAAGGATTACAACATTTAGTCATGTTAACAGGCGATCGCACTCAGGTTGCCCAGCAAATTGCTCAACAGCTGGATATTCAAGAGTATAAAGCAGAACTATTACCAGAAGATAAACTGCAAATAATTCAACAAATGCGCCGTTCTGGGATTGTGGGTATGGTAGGTGATGGTATAAATGATGCTCCAGCTTTGGCGGCTGCGGATATCAGCTTTGCGGTAGGTGGAATAGATATGGCGTTGGAAACAGCTGATGTTGTACTAGTTAGTGGTGATTTAAGAAAACTCGCTACAGCTGTTGATTTGAGTCGCCGTACCGTCAAGATAATTCAACAAAATATTGTCTTTTCGTTGGTAACAAAAGCACTATTTTTACTTTTAGCCACATTCGGGTTTGTCGGTTTAGCAGTTGCAGTTTTAGCTGATACCGGCAGTTCCTTGTTGGTAACGGCGAATGGGATGCGGCTGTTTAGAGCTAAACTACCTTAA